The window CTTATTAGACAccaaacaaaactaaataactaaagaacaaatttgaaactaaattttttttatttggtttcgttattttataaaaattttttataaatatttacgagtagcacaaaatattataataagtATGTAAGATTTGATAGATTAAgataaaagattattatttatatttatttgatataatttatttggatATATTTCGATCCTCCTCTAtcaattgtgatattttactttgaaaatattttgatttatttggttatattaaatatatatatattcagtagattttaaatttttgcaAGCATTAGAATGAGATTCATAATTGtccttttattcttattttattaagatgaaacattttcttaattgattGGATAACATTAGTGAACTACATGATACGTGCTTAGGTGTTACGCATTTTAGTTTTCTCccctttttataaaaaagtttgattttagtaGCATTCCACCTACTTGTCCATAACATACATTAAAAGGCcatgcaaaataatttaaacaagaACATAAAtgacatatttatatttataacgTGTATTTTTGTGATAACTTGAAAATCGACTTAAAAGTCAACAAAACAGCAAATAGctctcttttaaaaagtacaaacaaaTAGTTTCGTATTAATGCTTAACTTTTACCTACTTAATTTTTATCGGTCGATCAAATCTATATTTAagatataaactattttagttgagatgtgaaaatgaaaaaaaaaagttttaaggACTGATTGAGTAATACACTGAAAATTTAGGAGTATTGAGTAAATGAAAACTATGGTCGGGGACTAAAAGGTTATTTctcccaaaataaaaacaatcatcACTTCCATACAATTTAGAAGAGCTATGGCTTCAGAAGCTTCAGCCATATTGCCTCTCAAAGACAGAGTCGCCATTGTTACCGGAGCTTCTCGTGGTATTGGAAAAGCCATCGCTCTCCACTTGGCATCACTTGGCGCCAAGCTTCTCATCAATTACGTCTCAAACACATCCCAAGCCGATCTCGTCGCTTCTCAAATCAACTCCTCATTTCCCGGCGCCGCCGTCACTCTCCAAGGCGACGTCTCCGATCCGGCTACCGTTGCCGCTCTCTTCGACAAGGCCGAGCACGCTTTCAACTCCCCTGTCCACATCCTCGTCAATTCCGCCGGAATCACCGATCCCTATAGGCGAACCCTAGCCGACCTTCCCTTGGAGGATTTCGACAGAATTTTCAGGCAAGTTGgtgaaaatatacaaaataaatgaagcattaggtttcaatttcaattttcacgATCATCTTCATCTCTGTTTTCCAGTGTAAATGTAAGAGGATCGTTCCTATGCGCGCAGGAGGGTGCGAAGAGAGTGAAACGCGGGGGAGGAGGTCGGATTATACTGATATCGTCATCGTTGGTGGGGTTCATGAAGGCAGGTACGGGGGTTTACACGGCTTCGAAGTCGGCGGTGGAGACGATGACGAAGATAGTGGCGAAGGAAGTGAAAGGAAGTGGAATAACGGTGAACTGTGTGGCCCCGGGAGCGATTGCGACGGAGATGTTTCTGACGGGGAAGAGCGAAGAGGAGGTGAAGAAAGTGGGGGAGGATTGCCCTATGGGACGGTTGGGGGAGGCCATGGATGTGGCTCCATTGGTGGGGTTCTTGGCTTCAGATTCCGGCGGGTGGGTTAATGGGCAAGTTATTAGAGTTAATGGTGGTatgatttgaaaattctcCCTTTACTCTCTAATTCCTCTTCCTTCCAAATAATTTGTTCAACTTGAAGCTAATAATATGGtgatgaaaaattataagttaCACAAATAAGAATATCataaatgtgtttaaaatATGACCATACTTTAGGAGTATTTTTGCCATTCctaaactttgttttcttcaaagtaactaaattatcttttaaattttaaacaaataaaggGGTTgtcttctaaattttgttttttcaaaacctGTTTTTAAAATCCGTGACCGTTAACTCTCTCCCTGGCCTTCCTATCAGTGTTGGAGAAATACtatctttaaagaaataaaaaatactttccTATGAAAATGTACAACAGAAAGAATATCCTAATTcccatttcaatttcattcaaaGAAATCACCAATAATATTAGAATACAAACAAACTAATTCTCAAGGTATTATACATTAGTACTTCAGTGGAAAATATGCAAGACAAAAGTATGTTGATAAACTAATCGAGTCGTGGTTCTCGCTCTTTTTAAGATGTTTCATAGCTCTGTTTGGATGTGCAAACAAATTTTACGTATATGTCGCCTCTAGAATAAAACAGTCTCTAATTTTGTCGGTAGGAATTAAGTGCACTAAAACTAAACCGTATACCAACACTTGATAGGTAGAGTATGCtccaaaaactaaagaaaaacaaagtttagtaaagtaaataaaaagagggAGCCGAGAGAGATGAGAACGCTTGAAATTGTCTATGTGTAAAATGAGAACGAAAATGTGGTATATATAGTGGATGAGGGAAGGCTACCCACACTTGAAAATTAATGACGGTAACTGTTCGTTATTATGACGGTCGAAAAGCAGTTCAACGGTCATATAATGGTTGTATTTTTTATggcaatcaaaataaaatgtgaaaCGGTCCAACGATCCAAATGATTGAGTTGCAAATAATCCAAAACGGTTTTaagtaattcaaaataaaattttaaaaagtattattacTTTATTGCACATGTTGAGAAATCGCAACTTTTGTCTATCTCCTCttcctttttaaaacttgagtGTCCCATTAGAACCCAAACTCTTGAGTAAATGTGTGAGTATTTAAAGGAGTTTTCACGTTGTCATCTTAGCCATATGTGAAACGGCAATAATGATATATTACATGATATATATTACATGATATATAGTACATTGAAGAAGGAATGAGATAGAGACAAAATcgttattttcttatttcttctgCAGTGGATGCTTTGTGGATTACAAGCATCTCTCTTGGAAAAATCGATTTCAAGAatgcttttcctttttgtagCGTTATGACAATAGTGGAATTTAGTAGTTTACAACGTGAGTTAGCAACTcaataaagttattttaatttagatttagtgcataataaaagaagataaacaCAACACAGTGGATGGATGGAGtacataaaacataattaataaaagtaaagaagagaaacaaaacaaatagatGAAGTGAGTAAATGCTAAAGACAGAACTTGAGCATTAACTAAGATTAATGAAGTAAGTTTCGAGAAATCAAAGGGTAATTTGAAGTAACATAAAACAGAATAGATAGATGAATAATGGATGAACATTTTGAATGGATAAAATCAAACATGAAGTATTCTATTTTCTTGATTTACACTTCTAAAAAACATCCTAATATAATCCAAGTGGAAGGGGTTGGAGCATGAAGTTGAGTATTGAAGATAGGAGGGAGAAATAGGTTATTGAGGAAGTCTAAGAGCTTGGATCATCATAATCTCTATCGAACATagttgaaatgttaaaaaagaacaatgatTAGATGTAGTCTAGATTGTACTTAATTTCAGCACAattttatcttgtttttttaaacaactCATTGAGTTGTATGGTTGCATCATAGGGAtcatctaattattttttttggataaaaatatgaaaaaggaaagtgatGGGATGAAATAGTGACTGATTTTTGGTAAAAATGATCAATTTAATTGGAGGCCCAAACCACCCATGAAGTTGGTGGGTAGGCCCTTGGCGCTAGTGGATTTAATGCCATTGAGATAAAGCCAAGCcccaaaaaaaagttacttttGTGTAGGCGTTTTTCAAAAGGtcgactttttttttctctttaaatgTATACAATTTTTCTGTAATACAAAGTTCTAACTAgatttctaataatttattgagTATGAGGTATTTAAAGTATGTTTCGGACACTAGAGGATGATTACTAAGTTGTAATAGTTTCTTAGTTTAAAATGCAATAGCATGTATTTGggtgtaaattattttactttagaaCACAAAACAGTTACAAAATAGTATAAGAGAATAGTGGAAAAGTTAAGCAATTATAATGGTTTTGGTTTTCAACTAGAATGGACAgataagaaaggaaaatgaaaagtgtTTTGAAAGTCAAAATATAAGAACCAATGTAagtattttacattttacacCAAATTTATGGAGACCAATAGGGGAAGTTGTGGATAGAGAAAAGTCATTGTTTTtacagagagagagatgggGACGttgatttgaataataatgttaGTTACTAAAAGCAAACCATCCTAATCTGCCGACAGAAACAAAGAGTCCAAAACCAACTCATAAACATCACCACCACACAcgcacatacacacacacacacactattACTGCTATACACATTCATATTTCACACTTCCCCAATTATTGTCTCATttcctctctccctctcttcttCCCTTTGCTGGTGCTTCCACTCCCCATGGATTACCAACAGGAGACCGCGTCGGTTAACTACAAATGTGAGCAAGACGACTGTTCTAATCTTGAGGCCGAGTTTTCTTCCACTATTGACGACATTCTCTATTCTTCACAGGCTATGACAATGGTATGTCATTATAGAATCCATTGCTTTTCTTTACTTGCGTAGTTCTCCCATCTCACTCTAATGGTGAGTTTCATTTGATGAAACAGGATGTTGATGTAAGCTTGGAGTGGCTATCAGCATTTGTGGAAGAATGTTTATCAACCAAAGGAAGCACCCTCCCTCTTCCACCACCCTCACAACTATCCACACAGCTCAACAATCCACCTACAAAACCAAGTTCACTTTCTCAACTTGTGCCTACTTCTTCCAACTCGCAGTTCGCCCATTTTCCTGCAGTCCCCGGCAAGGCCAGGAGCAAGAGAAGACGACGAACGCCCTCCAAAATGAGCGTTCTCCCTCTCATTAGTCGACGTCTCCGTCAACTGAACCTGCTGCAGAACAAACATTCCTTACAATTGACCACCTCTACAGACCCCCTTCTGTTGCAACAGACCTATTGGTTGGCCGATAGTGAGCTCTTACTTCCGCCTAAGGCTCGAGgaggagaaagagagaagacgGTAGACATGGGTCAGATAGAAACAACAGTTGAGAATAGTATGAAGAAACAGCAGCAACAGGGTGCAGGGAGTGGGAGGAGATGCAGCCATTGTCAAGCACAGAGGACTCCACAGTGGAGAAGTGGACCATTGGGACCCAAGACATTATGCAATGCATGTGGAGTAAGATACAAAAAGTCAGGAAGATTATTACCAGAGTATAGACCAGCCAACAGCCCTACTTTTGTGAGCTTATTGCATTCAAATTCCCACAAGAGAGTTATGGAGATGAGAATGATGAATGcctcttcttctacttctactTCTACTACTACCTTTCCCTCCTCTTCGTAAAACCGACTACCGACGCACCAAACCCGCAGTTGCAAGACAATTTGGTTCTCCAATGTAAACtaccctttcttttcaaattagaGTATTTCAGCTCCTCATTCAGCTCTCGTGCACACATGAACCGTCCTTGTGACCATTTCTAGTATGATAGACTGATTACTACTTGGAGTATTGaataattacatttatttacattatttattcaCTGTCGGATTCACACAATTGTAGGGAATAGTTACAACCACGGTTCGTTAATACTCCTTTTCATGTGCagaagagataaaatattcaaCGAAAATTTCTCGTCATACGTACAATATGTAAATGACCATGATGAGAAGTTTGAAAACCACAATAGTGATTGAATAGAATCAATCAATTAATCGGTAACTATAATGTAAACCTACAACATcagaaaaaaatgatgtaaaaaagtaataaaatgaGACATTATCATCATAAAGTATCTACAAAAGCAAATTATAGCAACAGTGCTatgaataacaaaatcataGAAGCTAAACTAACAAATGAAGCAGCATGGGACGGGGGCGAGGAAGCTAGCTGGATGATGAAATTGCAGGTACCTTGAGAAAGATTCTGTGAGGTTACTGTGGCTAAACCTTGAAAATTACATGCCAATTCATCCTGATTTTGCACCTGGAAATACATATTGAATGCATAGGACGCGTTCCCATTAGCATCCAAGTTATTGCAAGAAGATCCATATCCAAGGGAAGTGCAATCAGAAAAAGTGCAGGCATAATCTATGTTATCAGCAAGTTTACTTAGATCCTTTGCATTTGGATTGAACATACACCACTTTTGAGGAAGATACTGAACATTTTGTGCTCCCACAAGTAATTTGTTTTGGCCCTGACCAGAAAGATCCATGCCAAACTTTGGCTGACCGTCATATCCGAAAATACCCCAATGTCGTTCGAAATTTCCTGGAGCAATACTCTTGCCATTTTCATCCAGAAAACTGAACAAGTATACTTCGATGAATCCAGGCCTCAGTGGGGTGCCCTTGTTGGCTGCAAGCCTTGGTAGAAGGCCATTGTAAAATCTGTAAGCATTACCAACATTGCCATTCTTGTCACCATCAGTTGGCCATCCAACCTCACCAACTAGAATGGGCATGTCCCCAAGTCCAACAGCCTTCAGCGACGAAACTAACGTGTCGAAGTTGGCATCAAATACATTGGTATACTGAATCCCAGTTCCAATGTCAACAACAGGATTACTTGCACCATCAAAGAAA of the Cucumis sativus cultivar 9930 chromosome 3, Cucumber_9930_V3, whole genome shotgun sequence genome contains:
- the LOC101205498 gene encoding NADPH-dependent aldehyde reductase-like protein, chloroplastic, with protein sequence MASEASAILPLKDRVAIVTGASRGIGKAIALHLASLGAKLLINYVSNTSQADLVASQINSSFPGAAVTLQGDVSDPATVAALFDKAEHAFNSPVHILVNSAGITDPYRRTLADLPLEDFDRIFSVNVRGSFLCAQEGAKRVKRGGGGRIILISSSLVGFMKAGTGVYTASKSAVETMTKIVAKEVKGSGITVNCVAPGAIATEMFLTGKSEEEVKKVGEDCPMGRLGEAMDVAPLVGFLASDSGGWVNGQVIRVNGGMI
- the LOC101205734 gene encoding GATA transcription factor 9, coding for MDYQQETASVNYKCEQDDCSNLEAEFSSTIDDILYSSQAMTMDVDVSLEWLSAFVEECLSTKGSTLPLPPPSQLSTQLNNPPTKPSSLSQLVPTSSNSQFAHFPAVPGKARSKRRRRTPSKMSVLPLISRRLRQLNLLQNKHSLQLTTSTDPLLLQQTYWLADSELLLPPKARGGEREKTVDMGQIETTVENSMKKQQQQGAGSGRRCSHCQAQRTPQWRSGPLGPKTLCNACGVRYKKSGRLLPEYRPANSPTFVSLLHSNSHKRVMEMRMMNASSSTSTSTTTFPSSS
- the LOC101205964 gene encoding glucan endo-1,3-beta-glucosidase 8 — protein: MGSLGFLKWVLLVGVLGSCVEGLGVNWGTMANHRLPPKTVVQMFKDNGIQKVKLFDADQSSMGALAGTGIEVMVAIPNDQLSAMGDYNRAKQWVQRNVTRYTFDGGVTIKYVAVGNEPFLSSYNGSFLNVTFPALLNIQNALNEAGHGDSIKATVPLNADVYNSPVNSPYPSAGRFRNDINQLMTDIVQFLNKNKAPFTVNIYPFLSLYGNDNFPFDYAFFDGASNPVVDIGTGIQYTNVFDANFDTLVSSLKAVGLGDMPILVGEVGWPTDGDKNGNVGNAYRFYNGLLPRLAANKGTPLRPGFIEVYLFSFLDENGKSIAPGNFERHWGIFGYDGQPKFGMDLSGQGQNKLLVGAQNVQYLPQKWCMFNPNAKDLSKLADNIDYACTFSDCTSLGYGSSCNNLDANGNASYAFNMYFQVQNQDELACNFQGLATVTSQNLSQGTCNFIIQLASSPPSHAASFVSLASMILLFIALLL